CCAGCGCCCCGGCCAGGGCCACGGATGGTTCAATCTTTGTCAGGCAAACCGCGCCAAAGCAGAGACCAACGCCAAAGGAACGCCATTTCCCACCCTGCCTGAGATACGTGGCAAAGATAGCCAGCCCCAGGATGGCCAACCCAAGGCCGTGAACGGCTTCATGACGATAGGGCGCGACGTAATCCCAGCTTCCGTCGGTTTCATAGGCCTGAAAGGCAAACACGACGAGCAGGACCAACCCGGCGGTGAAGCCGGCGGCCCGCTCAATCGTCCGGGTGAAAAAGCGATAGAGCAGCACCGTCAGACCGGCCACGAACGCGATGTTGACCAGCGACAGGGTCAGATAGGACACCCCAAACAACCGGAACCACAGTGCATTCGTGTACTGCGACAGCGGCCCGCCCAACCACACGATGTCCCGGTACAGATGCTTCCCTTCGGACAACTGCCAGGCAACATACAGCTCGATGCCAAAATCCACGAATGGATTGCCCCACCTCCGCCAGCTTCCCCACACCAGAACGGCAAAGACGAGCGCCAGCAGCAGCGGATAGAACCAGCGGGTTGCCCCGTCGGATGGCGTCGCATTCGTCGTCATGAGCCGGCCTTCGGTGGGGCGACGGACGGGGCGCCCTGCCTCTCCAGAACCCAGGTCACGGCGTCCAGAACATCTTCGGCAACGTAGTCCGGCCAACCGGACCACTGCTCCCGTTGATACTCATACTCGCCCCGCCCGTAACCCGTAAGCACCAGCACGCCCTGCGCGCCCACCCGGTGCGCCAACTGCACGTCACTGTAGCGGTCGCCAACAACGACACACTGCGTAAGTTCCAGCCCAAAGTCACGCGCCGCCTGAAGCAGCAAACCGGGCTTGGGCTTGCGACACTCACAATCCAGCCGGTAGGGCGGCTCGCCGACGGTTGGATGGTGCGGGCAGACGTAAATCGCATCGAGCCGCGCCCCAGCGGCGGCGAGTTCTTCCCGCAACCGGGCATGGACGGCCTCAATCATCCAGCCCGGAAAATAGCCCCGCGCTGCCCCGGCCTGGTTTGTCACCACAATGGCCCGCCACCCGGCAGCATTGACGGCCCGGACGGCCGCCGCTGCCGCCGGCAGCAGGCGCAGACGGGACACGTGGTTGATGTAGCCGACTTCCTCGTTGAGCGTGCCGTCCCGGTCAAAAAAGATGGCGCGGTGGGCAACGTCCGTCATCGTTCAGGCTGCCGAGGGCACCGCCGTCGCCGGCTTGACGTGCTTGAGAAAGTCTTCGGGAAACTTCTTCATCGCACTCGTAATCGGCCACACTGCCGCATCACCCAGCGGACAGTGTGACCGGCCCTCGATATTCGGGCACAACCGCCGGATGGTGTCCAGGTCAGCCGTCGTGCCCTCGCCGCGCGCAATCTTTTTGAACAGCTTGAGCAGCCAGTCCGTCCCCTCCCGACATGGCGTGCACCAGCCACAGGACTCGTGGTTGTAGAAGTGGATGAGGTTGTAGGTCGTCATGAAAACGTCCGTCGTTTCATCCATGACGATGACCCCGCCCGAACCGAGCATCGAGCCGGCCTTGACCATGCCTTCGTAGTCGAGCGTCGCCTGCTCGACCTCCTCGGCCGTCATGATCGGAACCGATGAGCCACCCGGAATGACGGCCTTGAGCTTGCGCCCCCCACGGATGCCCCCGCAGTCCTCCTCAATGAGCTGCTTGAGCGGATAGCCCATGCGGACTTCATAGTTCCCCGGACGATTGACGTGACCGCTGACGGAAAAGATTTTTGTCCCACCGGATTTTTCCGTTCCCAAGCTGCGGTACCAGTCGCCGCCATGGACGATGATGTGCGGCACGGCGCAGAAGGTCTCGACGTTGTTGACAACCGTCGGACAGCCATACAGTCCGGCAACCGCCGGAAACGGCGGCTTGATCCGGGGATGCCCCCGGTAGCCCTCCAGTGAGTTGAGCAGCGCCGTTTCCTCGCCGCAGATGTAGGCCCCGGCCC
This window of the Chloracidobacterium sp. N genome carries:
- a CDS encoding HAD-IIIA family hydrolase, with protein sequence MTDVAHRAIFFDRDGTLNEEVGYINHVSRLRLLPAAAAAVRAVNAAGWRAIVVTNQAGAARGYFPGWMIEAVHARLREELAAAGARLDAIYVCPHHPTVGEPPYRLDCECRKPKPGLLLQAARDFGLELTQCVVVGDRYSDVQLAHRVGAQGVLVLTGYGRGEYEYQREQWSGWPDYVAEDVLDAVTWVLERQGAPSVAPPKAGS
- the nuoF gene encoding NADH-quinone oxidoreductase subunit NuoF, with amino-acid sequence MQTKLLTRRFDTPNSRSIATYLADGGYAGLKKALTGMQPAEVIEEVKKSSLRGRGGAGFPTGMKWGFVPVNSPKPKYVVCNADESEPGTCKDRELMEKDPHQLIEGLLIAAYALLSKQVFIYIRGEYWYLIAILEQAIAEAREHGFVGKNICGTSFECEIVVHPGAGAYICGEETALLNSLEGYRGHPRIKPPFPAVAGLYGCPTVVNNVETFCAVPHIIVHGGDWYRSLGTEKSGGTKIFSVSGHVNRPGNYEVRMGYPLKQLIEEDCGGIRGGRKLKAVIPGGSSVPIMTAEEVEQATLDYEGMVKAGSMLGSGGVIVMDETTDVFMTTYNLIHFYNHESCGWCTPCREGTDWLLKLFKKIARGEGTTADLDTIRRLCPNIEGRSHCPLGDAAVWPITSAMKKFPEDFLKHVKPATAVPSAA